The genomic DNA TCTCGTTGAGCAGGCCGAGCGACAGGGCCTCCTGCGCCTCGACCAGGCGCGCCTTGAAAATCAGATCCTTGGTGCGGGCAGGCCCGACCAGCGCGACGACACGGCTGATGTTCGACATCGACAGGCAGTTGCCGAGCGTGCGCGCGATCGGAAAGCCCATCCGCGTCGTCTCGGTGCCGATGCGCAAGTCGCAGCAGGCTGCGATCCCGGCGCCACCGCCGGTGCAGGCCCCGGCGATGGCCGCGATCACGGGCACGCGGCACTGCTCGAGCGTGCCGAGCACGCGGTCGATGCGTGCCTCGTAGTCGAGTGCGTCCTGTGCGGTCTTGAACGCACGGAACTGGGAAATGTCGGTGCCGGAGGCGAACGCCTTGTCGCCGGCCCCGGTCAGGATCAGCGCCTTGATCGAACGGTCGGCGTTGATCTCAAGGCAGATCTCCGCCATGCGGTCATACATGGCGAAGGTCATGGCGTTGCGCGCCTGGGGGCGGTTGAAGGTGATCCGCGCGATGCCGTCCGTGACGGAGTAGAGCAGGTCTTCGTTCGTGGTCGTCGGTGCGTTCATCGCGCGCTCACTTTCAAGGTTAGTTCAGGCCACCTGAGCCTTGGTCATCGGGACCACGTCGCGCCCCTTCAGGACGTCCATGGCCGCCAGCACGCCGCCGCTCCGGTGCGGAATCTTTGCAAGATCGAGGCCCATCTCGACGCCGGCGAGCGTCCCCATCAGCATCAGATCGTTGAAATGGCCGATATGGCCGATGCGGAACACCTTGCCCTTGACCTTGTTCAGGCCGGTGCCGAGCGACATGTCGAAGGCTTCCAGCACGACCTTGCGGAACGCGTCGGCGTCGTGTCCATCTGGCACGCGCACGCCGGTCAGCGCCGGCGAGTGCGCAGCGGGGTCGGAGCACTGCGTCTCCAGGCCCCAGACTTTGACCGCGGCGCGCGTGGCGGCGCTGTGGCGCTTGTGGCGGGACCAGACATTCTCCAGCCCCTCCTCTTCCAGCATCTTGACCGCTTCGCGCAGGCCGTAGAGCAGGTTGGTGG from Bradyrhizobium sp. CCBAU 53351 includes the following:
- a CDS encoding enoyl-CoA hydratase/isomerase family protein translates to MNAPTTTNEDLLYSVTDGIARITFNRPQARNAMTFAMYDRMAEICLEINADRSIKALILTGAGDKAFASGTDISQFRAFKTAQDALDYEARIDRVLGTLEQCRVPVIAAIAGACTGGGAGIAACCDLRIGTETTRMGFPIARTLGNCLSMSNISRVVALVGPARTKDLIFKARLVEAQEALSLGLLNEIVPDVETLQRRADETAKLVASHAPLTLEATKEAVRRIRRTLSREEGEDLILKAYMSDDFREGMDAFLNKRAPVWKGK